In Erythrobacter sp. YJ-T3-07, a single window of DNA contains:
- a CDS encoding tryptophan 7-halogenase: MSGTADVVVVGGGPGGSTVATLLARSGHRVVQLEKESFPRYQIGESL, from the coding sequence GTGAGCGGGACCGCCGACGTCGTTGTCGTCGGCGGCGGGCCGGGAGGTTCGACGGTCGCGACACTCTTGGCGCGCAGCGGCCACCGCGTGGTGCAGTTGGAGAAGGAGTCGTTTCCCCGGTATCAGATCGGCGAATCACT